A stretch of the Thermosinus carboxydivorans Nor1 genome encodes the following:
- a CDS encoding L7Ae/L30e/S12e/Gadd45 family ribosomal protein has translation MSLETLKKAKKVIGAKQTTRAIEKGMALRVYLATDADHRIVQPIRTLCAQKGLPVEEGLTMDELGRACGIEVGAAAVAIVS, from the coding sequence GTGTCGCTGGAGACTTTAAAAAAGGCTAAAAAGGTCATCGGCGCCAAGCAGACAACACGGGCGATCGAAAAAGGTATGGCCCTGCGGGTGTACCTGGCGACCGACGCTGATCATCGTATTGTGCAGCCCATACGCACGTTGTGCGCGCAGAAAGGGTTGCCGGTGGAAGAAGGACTCACAATGGACGAGCTGGGCCGAGCGTGCGGCATCGAAGTCGGTGCAGCCGCGGTGGCCATTGTGTCTTAG
- the rpsL gene encoding 30S ribosomal protein S12 — protein MPTINQLVRKGRETVEKKSTAPALKECPQKRGVCTRVYTTTPKKPNSALRKVARVRLTNGIEVTAYIPGIGHNLQEHSVVLIRGGRVKDLPGVRYHIIRGALDTAGVAKRNQGRSKYGAKRPKK, from the coding sequence ATGCCGACAATTAACCAATTAGTGCGCAAAGGCAGAGAAACAGTAGAGAAAAAATCCACGGCGCCTGCTTTGAAAGAATGTCCCCAAAAGCGCGGCGTCTGCACCAGGGTATATACTACTACGCCGAAGAAGCCGAACTCGGCGCTGCGGAAAGTGGCGCGTGTGCGGCTGACCAATGGCATTGAAGTAACCGCTTACATTCCGGGGATTGGTCACAACCTGCAAGAACACTCGGTAGTGCTTATCAGGGGTGGCAGGGTTAAGGACCTTCCGGGTGTGCGTTACCACATCATCCGTGGCGCGCTGGACACGGCCGGTGTCGCGAAACGCAACCAAGGGCGTTCCAAATACGGCGCTAAGCGTCCGAAGAAATAA
- the rpsG gene encoding 30S ribosomal protein S7, producing the protein MPRKGPVPKRDVLPDPVYNSKLITRLINKVMLSGKKGIAEKIVYDAFDIIRAKTGKDPVEVFETALKNVMPVLEVRARRVGGANYQVPVEVRPDRRLSLGIRWLVNYARLRGEKTMRERLAAELMDAANNTGGAVKKKEDTHKMAEANKAFAHYRW; encoded by the coding sequence ATGCCGAGAAAGGGTCCTGTGCCGAAGCGCGACGTCTTGCCTGATCCGGTGTACAACTCCAAGTTGATCACCCGGCTCATTAACAAGGTCATGTTAAGCGGCAAAAAAGGCATTGCCGAAAAGATTGTATATGATGCGTTTGATATTATCCGGGCTAAGACTGGTAAAGACCCGGTTGAAGTATTTGAAACAGCGCTTAAAAACGTCATGCCTGTCCTGGAGGTGCGTGCCCGCCGGGTCGGTGGCGCTAACTATCAGGTGCCGGTAGAAGTGCGCCCTGACCGTCGTCTGTCGCTGGGAATTCGTTGGCTGGTTAACTACGCCCGCCTGCGTGGTGAAAAGACCATGCGGGAAAGACTGGCGGCCGAACTGATGGACGCTGCCAATAACACGGGCGGCGCGGTCAAGAAAAAAGAGGATACCCATAAGATGGCTGAAGCCAACAAGGCTTTTGCGCATTATCGGTGGTAA
- the fusA gene encoding elongation factor G produces MARQFPLEKTRNIGIMAHIDAGKTTTTERILFYTGRVHKIGEVHDGAATMDWMVQEQERGITITSAATTCQWKGHRINIIDTPGHVDFTVEVERSLRVLDGSVAVFCAKGGVEPQSETVWRQADKYGVPRIAYVNKMDIIGADFYRVIEMMKTRLGANPVPIQLPIGFEDTFKGIIDLIEMKAIVYTDDLGKTSEATDIPEDMREQAELYRQNLLDAVAESDDELMMKYLEGEELTVEEIKAGIRKATIACKMTPVLCGSSYRNKGVQPLLDAVVDYLPAPTDIPAIRGINPDTGAEDYREAKDDLPFSALAFKIMADPYVGKLTFFRVYSGKLTSGSYVYNSTKGKKERIGRILQMHANHREEIDEVCTGDIAAAVGLKDTTTGDTLCDEKNPIILESMVFPEPVISVAVEPKTKADQEKMSIALQRLAEEDPTFRMYTDQETGQTIIQGMGELHLEIIVDRMLREFKVDCNVGKPQVAYRETIRKAVKAEGKFVRQSGGRGQYGHCWLEIEPLEPGKGFIFENKIVGGVIPKEYIPAIESGVKEAMENGVLAGYPMVDIKVTVYDGSYHDVDSSEMAFKIAGSMGFKAGAQKADPVLLEPYMKVEVTVPEEYMGDVIGDLNSRRGRIEGMEARAGVQAIRAFVPLAEMFGYATDLRSKTQGRGNYSMEFDHYEEVPKNIADAIVAKVKGA; encoded by the coding sequence GTGGCCAGACAGTTTCCTCTCGAAAAGACGCGGAACATTGGCATCATGGCACACATTGACGCCGGTAAGACCACGACAACTGAACGCATCCTCTTCTATACAGGCAGAGTGCACAAAATTGGTGAAGTCCATGATGGCGCTGCGACGATGGACTGGATGGTCCAGGAGCAGGAGAGAGGTATTACCATTACCTCGGCGGCCACTACTTGTCAATGGAAGGGTCACCGGATCAACATTATTGACACACCAGGGCACGTGGACTTCACGGTTGAGGTAGAGCGCTCGCTCAGAGTGCTTGATGGTTCGGTTGCGGTATTTTGCGCCAAGGGTGGTGTTGAGCCCCAGTCCGAAACGGTATGGCGCCAGGCGGATAAATATGGTGTTCCTCGTATTGCCTATGTAAACAAAATGGACATAATCGGCGCCGATTTTTATCGGGTTATAGAAATGATGAAAACCCGGTTGGGCGCCAATCCGGTGCCTATCCAGCTGCCCATTGGTTTTGAGGATACCTTCAAAGGTATTATTGACCTGATTGAAATGAAGGCCATCGTTTACACCGATGACCTCGGCAAGACCAGTGAGGCTACCGATATTCCGGAAGACATGCGCGAGCAGGCTGAACTGTACCGGCAGAACCTGCTGGATGCCGTGGCCGAGAGCGATGATGAGCTGATGATGAAATACCTGGAAGGGGAAGAGCTCACCGTCGAGGAAATTAAAGCCGGTATCCGCAAAGCGACGATTGCGTGCAAGATGACGCCGGTGCTGTGCGGTTCGTCTTACCGCAATAAGGGTGTACAGCCGCTGCTCGACGCCGTTGTCGACTACCTGCCGGCGCCGACTGATATCCCGGCTATTCGCGGGATTAATCCCGATACTGGTGCGGAAGACTACCGTGAGGCAAAAGATGACCTGCCCTTTTCGGCGTTGGCCTTCAAAATTATGGCCGACCCCTATGTGGGCAAGCTTACTTTCTTCCGCGTTTATTCCGGTAAGCTGACGTCCGGTTCGTATGTATACAACTCTACTAAGGGCAAAAAAGAGCGGATTGGCCGCATCCTCCAGATGCATGCCAATCACCGCGAAGAAATTGACGAAGTTTGCACCGGTGACATCGCCGCTGCCGTCGGTCTTAAAGATACCACGACCGGCGATACGCTGTGCGATGAGAAAAACCCCATCATTCTCGAGTCGATGGTCTTCCCCGAGCCGGTTATTTCGGTAGCCGTTGAACCGAAAACCAAGGCTGACCAGGAGAAAATGTCCATCGCTCTCCAGCGGTTGGCGGAAGAAGACCCGACTTTCCGGATGTATACTGACCAGGAAACCGGTCAGACCATTATCCAAGGTATGGGCGAGCTGCACCTGGAAATCATCGTCGACCGCATGCTGCGCGAGTTCAAGGTCGATTGCAACGTTGGCAAACCCCAGGTTGCTTACCGTGAAACCATCCGCAAGGCAGTCAAGGCGGAAGGCAAGTTCGTCCGTCAGTCCGGTGGCCGCGGTCAGTATGGCCACTGCTGGCTGGAAATCGAGCCCCTTGAGCCTGGCAAAGGTTTTATCTTCGAAAACAAGATTGTCGGTGGTGTTATTCCGAAAGAATATATCCCAGCAATCGAGAGCGGCGTCAAAGAAGCAATGGAAAACGGTGTGTTGGCCGGTTATCCGATGGTGGACATCAAAGTTACCGTCTATGATGGTTCGTACCATGATGTAGACTCTTCGGAAATGGCCTTCAAGATTGCTGGTTCGATGGGCTTCAAGGCTGGCGCACAGAAAGCCGACCCGGTGCTCCTCGAGCCGTACATGAAGGTCGAAGTTACCGTGCCGGAAGAATATATGGGCGACGTTATCGGCGATCTCAACTCGCGCCGGGGCCGCATCGAAGGTATGGAAGCCCGTGCCGGTGTTCAAGCTATCCGGGCATTTGTACCGCTGGCGGAAATGTTTGGTTATGCCACTGACCTCAGATCCAAGACTCAGGGCCGGGGCAACTACTCAATGGAATTCGACCACTACGAAGAAGTTCCCAAAAACATCGCAGACGCGATTGTTGCCAAAGTTAAAGGCGCTTAA
- the tuf gene encoding elongation factor Tu, with amino-acid sequence MAKKKFERTKPHCNIGTIGHVDHGKTSLTAAITLILSKQGKAEFMAYDQIDKAPEERERGITINTAHVEYETEKRHYAHVDCPGHADYVKNMITGAAQMDGAILVVSAADGPMPQTREHILLSRQVGVPAMVVFLNKADMVDDAELMELVEMEVRELLSSYEFPGDDIPVISGSALKALECGCGKRECAWCGKILELMDAVDEYIPTPQRDTDKPFLMPVEDVFTITGRGTVATGRVERGTVKVGDTVEIVGMNEKPKSTVVTGVEMFRKLLDQAVAGDNIGCLLRGIERKEIERGQVLAKPGSIKPHTKFRAEVYVLSKEEGGRHTPFFNGYRPQFYFRTTDVTGVVKLPEGVEMCMPGDNIQMTIELITPIAIEEGLRFAIREGGRTVGAGVVTAIEA; translated from the coding sequence ATGGCCAAGAAAAAGTTTGAAAGAACGAAACCCCACTGCAACATCGGCACCATCGGTCACGTTGACCATGGCAAAACTTCGCTGACCGCCGCGATCACCCTGATCTTGTCCAAGCAGGGTAAAGCCGAATTCATGGCTTATGACCAAATCGACAAGGCGCCGGAAGAAAGAGAGCGCGGCATTACCATCAACACTGCCCACGTCGAGTACGAAACCGAAAAGCGGCACTATGCCCACGTTGACTGCCCGGGCCACGCCGACTATGTTAAAAACATGATCACCGGCGCTGCCCAGATGGACGGTGCCATCCTGGTTGTAAGCGCTGCAGACGGTCCGATGCCCCAAACCCGTGAACATATCCTTCTGTCCCGTCAAGTAGGCGTTCCCGCCATGGTGGTATTCCTGAACAAGGCCGACATGGTCGACGACGCCGAGCTGATGGAACTGGTCGAAATGGAAGTGCGCGAACTTCTCTCCAGCTATGAGTTTCCCGGCGACGACATCCCGGTTATCAGCGGTTCGGCGCTCAAAGCCCTTGAGTGCGGCTGCGGCAAGCGCGAATGCGCCTGGTGCGGCAAAATTCTTGAACTGATGGATGCCGTGGACGAGTACATTCCGACGCCCCAGCGGGATACCGACAAGCCCTTCCTGATGCCGGTCGAAGACGTGTTCACCATCACCGGCCGCGGTACCGTTGCCACCGGCCGTGTGGAGCGCGGTACGGTCAAAGTAGGCGACACCGTCGAAATCGTCGGTATGAACGAAAAGCCCAAGTCCACCGTCGTAACCGGTGTAGAAATGTTCCGCAAGCTGCTCGACCAAGCGGTGGCTGGCGACAACATCGGTTGCCTGCTGCGCGGCATTGAGCGCAAAGAAATCGAGCGCGGCCAGGTTTTGGCGAAGCCCGGCAGCATCAAGCCGCACACCAAGTTCCGGGCCGAGGTGTATGTTCTGTCCAAAGAAGAGGGCGGCCGTCACACTCCGTTCTTCAACGGCTACCGTCCGCAGTTCTATTTCCGCACCACTGACGTGACCGGCGTGGTCAAACTGCCGGAAGGCGTCGAAATGTGCATGCCTGGCGACAATATCCAAATGACGATTGAACTCATCACCCCGATTGCGATTGAGGAAGGGCTGCGTTTCGCGATCCGTGAAGGCGGCCGTACCGTTGGCGCCGGTGTTGTAACTGCCATCGAAGCTTAA
- the rpsJ gene encoding 30S ribosomal protein S10 has product MAKQQKIRIRLKAYDHKALDQSAARIVETAKRTGSIVSGPIPLPTEKNIFTILRSPHVNKDSREQFEMRTHKRLIDILEPTSKTVDALMRLDLPAGVDIEIKL; this is encoded by the coding sequence ATGGCTAAACAGCAAAAAATCCGTATCCGTTTGAAAGCCTACGACCATAAAGCGCTTGACCAAAGCGCGGCTCGCATCGTCGAAACGGCGAAAAGAACCGGATCCATCGTTTCTGGTCCCATTCCCCTTCCTACCGAAAAAAATATCTTTACCATTTTGCGTTCACCTCACGTCAACAAGGATTCCCGTGAGCAGTTTGAAATGCGGACGCACAAGCGTCTCATCGACATCCTCGAGCCGACGTCCAAGACGGTGGACGCGTTAATGCGCCTGGACCTGCCGGCTGGCGTGGATATCGAAATCAAGCTGTAA
- the rplC gene encoding 50S ribosomal protein L3: MAATTKAILGKKLGMTQIFTAEGHLVPVTVVEAAPNVLVQRKTVETDGYNAVQLGFGAVKDKKVTKPMKGHFAKAGVKPVRFIRELRLPSEPEFQVGQTIGVDIFSDGELVDVTGTGKGKGFAGGIKRHNFKRGPMAHGSKSHREPGSMGPRMSGGGGKVFKGKKLPGRMGGHRVTVQRLTVVRVDKDRNLLLIKGAIPGAKGSLVMVKNTVKPAKK, translated from the coding sequence ATGGCTGCAACGACGAAAGCAATTTTGGGCAAAAAACTCGGAATGACGCAAATTTTTACCGCCGAAGGCCACTTAGTGCCTGTAACGGTGGTGGAAGCTGCTCCCAACGTGTTAGTGCAAAGAAAAACTGTTGAAACTGACGGCTATAATGCGGTGCAACTTGGTTTTGGCGCCGTTAAAGATAAAAAAGTAACCAAGCCGATGAAAGGCCACTTTGCCAAGGCTGGTGTGAAACCTGTCCGGTTTATCCGCGAACTCCGCCTGCCCAGTGAGCCTGAGTTCCAGGTGGGCCAAACAATCGGCGTCGACATCTTTAGTGACGGTGAACTGGTTGACGTTACCGGCACCGGCAAAGGCAAAGGCTTCGCCGGCGGCATCAAGCGCCACAATTTCAAACGCGGACCGATGGCGCACGGCTCCAAATCGCACCGTGAACCTGGTTCCATGGGTCCTCGGATGAGCGGTGGCGGCGGTAAAGTATTCAAAGGCAAAAAACTCCCCGGCCGGATGGGTGGTCATAGAGTTACCGTACAACGCCTGACTGTCGTCAGAGTTGACAAAGACCGCAACCTGCTGCTGATCAAGGGTGCCATTCCCGGCGCAAAAGGCAGCCTGGTAATGGTTAAAAATACCGTAAAACCGGCGAAAAAGTAA
- the rplD gene encoding 50S ribosomal protein L4, translating into MPKVAVYDITGAQTGEIELSDSVFGVEVNKAVLHQAVVMQLANQRLGTHATKTRGMVRGGGKKPWRQKGTGRARAGSIRSPLWVGGGTVFGPQPRSYAISMPRKARRLALKSALSAKVQSGEMVVLEDFTFAEPKTKNVVKMLDNLKVADDKALIILSEADENVIKSARNIPGVKAIASTGINVYDLLYHDKVLVTKGAVARIEEVLA; encoded by the coding sequence ATGCCAAAAGTAGCAGTATATGACATCACCGGCGCGCAAACCGGTGAGATTGAGCTCAGTGACAGCGTATTTGGCGTCGAAGTGAACAAAGCGGTACTGCATCAGGCTGTTGTGATGCAGCTCGCGAATCAGCGTTTAGGTACCCATGCCACCAAGACCAGAGGTATGGTGCGTGGCGGCGGTAAGAAACCCTGGAGACAGAAAGGCACCGGTCGCGCCCGCGCCGGCAGCATCCGCTCGCCGCTGTGGGTTGGCGGCGGCACCGTTTTTGGCCCTCAGCCCCGCAGCTATGCCATCTCCATGCCCCGGAAAGCCCGCCGTTTGGCTCTCAAGTCGGCCCTTTCCGCTAAAGTGCAAAGCGGCGAAATGGTCGTGCTCGAAGACTTTACTTTTGCTGAGCCTAAGACCAAAAATGTGGTGAAAATGCTCGACAACCTGAAGGTTGCCGATGACAAAGCCCTGATTATCCTTTCGGAAGCCGATGAGAACGTAATTAAGTCGGCGCGCAACATTCCTGGCGTCAAAGCCATCGCGTCCACGGGCATCAACGTGTATGATCTGCTGTATCATGACAAAGTGCTCGTAACCAAAGGCGCTGTCGCCAGAATAGAGGAGGTGCTGGCGTAA
- the rplW gene encoding 50S ribosomal protein L23: protein MAANPRDIIIRPVITEKSSSLMQDNKYTFIVSPKANKVEIRQAIEQIFKVKVLDVNTIRVRGKVKRLGRTQGKRPDYKKAIVKLAPGERIEFFEGV, encoded by the coding sequence ATGGCTGCCAATCCGCGCGACATTATTATCCGCCCGGTTATTACCGAAAAATCCAGCAGTCTCATGCAGGATAACAAATATACTTTCATCGTATCGCCTAAAGCAAACAAGGTTGAAATCCGCCAAGCCATTGAGCAAATCTTCAAAGTAAAAGTTCTTGATGTGAATACCATCCGCGTGCGCGGCAAGGTTAAGCGTCTTGGCCGCACCCAGGGCAAGCGTCCGGATTACAAAAAAGCGATCGTCAAGCTGGCTCCCGGTGAACGCATTGAGTTCTTTGAAGGTGTGTAA
- the rplB gene encoding 50S ribosomal protein L2 produces MPVKTFKPYAPGRRFMTVASFEEITTDKPERSLVEHLKKHGGRNQQGRITVRHQGGGHKRLYRIIDFKRNKDGIPAKVATIEYDPNRSARIALLHYADGEKRYIIAPNGLKVGDVVMSGPDADIKTGNALPLKNIPVGTLVHNVELKIGKGAQLVRSAGAAAQLMAKEGDYALLRLPSGELRKVHVNCRATIGQVGNLEHENITIGKAGRSRWLGIRPANRGVAMNPVDHPHGGGEGRSPVGRKRPVTPWGKAAMGVKTRKKKKASDRLIVKRRK; encoded by the coding sequence ATGCCAGTAAAAACTTTTAAACCTTATGCTCCCGGCCGGCGCTTCATGACGGTGGCCAGCTTTGAAGAAATTACCACCGACAAACCGGAGCGTTCGCTTGTTGAGCATCTGAAAAAACACGGCGGCCGCAACCAGCAAGGCCGTATTACTGTAAGACATCAGGGCGGCGGCCACAAGCGCCTGTACCGCATTATTGACTTCAAGCGCAATAAAGACGGTATTCCCGCCAAAGTCGCCACCATTGAGTACGATCCCAACCGTTCGGCCCGTATCGCGCTGCTGCACTATGCGGACGGCGAAAAACGCTATATCATTGCTCCCAACGGCCTTAAAGTCGGCGATGTCGTCATGAGCGGCCCGGACGCTGATATCAAAACCGGCAACGCGCTGCCGCTGAAAAACATCCCTGTTGGTACTCTGGTCCACAATGTTGAGCTAAAAATCGGCAAAGGCGCCCAATTGGTCCGCTCCGCTGGCGCTGCCGCACAGCTTATGGCTAAGGAAGGCGACTATGCCCTCTTGCGTCTCCCGTCCGGCGAACTGCGTAAAGTGCATGTCAACTGTCGGGCCACCATAGGCCAAGTGGGCAATCTGGAACATGAAAACATTACGATCGGTAAAGCCGGCCGTTCCCGTTGGCTGGGCATCCGTCCTGCCAACCGCGGTGTAGCGATGAACCCTGTCGACCATCCCCATGGCGGTGGCGAAGGTCGTTCGCCGGTCGGTCGCAAGCGCCCGGTTACGCCTTGGGGCAAAGCGGCTATGGGTGTTAAGACCCGCAAGAAGAAGAAGGCTTCTGACCGCTTGATTGTCAAGAGAAGAAAGTAG
- the rpsS gene encoding 30S ribosomal protein S19, protein MSRSVKKGPYVHESLLKKIKAMNEKNEKKVIKTWSRASTILPSFVGHTIAVHDGRKHVPVYITEDMVGHKLGEFAPTRTFKGHAGGKVERSTSLK, encoded by the coding sequence GTGTCCAGATCGGTTAAAAAAGGACCGTATGTTCATGAAAGCCTGCTCAAAAAGATTAAGGCTATGAATGAAAAAAATGAGAAAAAAGTAATTAAAACCTGGTCGCGTGCTTCCACCATTCTTCCCAGCTTTGTTGGCCACACCATTGCCGTTCACGACGGACGCAAGCATGTGCCGGTATATATTACTGAAGATATGGTCGGCCACAAATTGGGCGAATTCGCACCAACCCGCACTTTTAAGGGTCATGCCGGCGGCAAGGTCGAGCGCTCCACATCATTGAAATAG
- the rplV gene encoding 50S ribosomal protein L22 has protein sequence MEARAVAKYIRIAPRKVRIVIDLIRGKNVGEAFAILKHTPKVASEVVAKVLKSAVANAEHNFDMNADNLYVAEAYVDQGPTLKRIHPRSRGQAFKILKRTSHVTVVVKER, from the coding sequence ATGGAAGCCAGGGCAGTAGCCAAATATATCCGCATTGCGCCGCGCAAGGTTCGCATTGTCATCGACCTGATCCGCGGCAAAAACGTAGGCGAAGCTTTTGCGATTTTGAAACATACCCCGAAAGTCGCATCCGAAGTGGTCGCCAAAGTGCTCAAATCGGCAGTGGCCAATGCCGAGCACAACTTTGATATGAATGCCGACAACCTGTACGTTGCGGAAGCCTATGTCGACCAAGGGCCGACGCTGAAGCGCATCCATCCCCGCTCCCGCGGACAGGCTTTCAAAATCCTGAAGCGCACCAGCCATGTGACGGTTGTTGTGAAAGAGAGATAA
- the rplP gene encoding 50S ribosomal protein L16, whose amino-acid sequence MLIPKRVKHRKQFRGRMTGKANKGNKVTHGQYGLVALEPAWITNRQIEAARIAMTRYIKRGGKVWIKIFPDKPITAKPAETRMGSGKGSPEYWVAVVKPGRVMFEMDGVTEEVAKEAMRLAAHKLPIKTKFVKREDAPEVQQEVGGEVDEG is encoded by the coding sequence ATGCTAATTCCGAAGCGTGTAAAGCATCGTAAGCAATTCCGTGGCCGCATGACCGGCAAAGCCAATAAAGGCAATAAGGTTACCCATGGACAGTATGGCCTGGTGGCGCTGGAACCGGCCTGGATTACCAACCGCCAAATCGAAGCCGCTCGTATCGCGATGACCCGTTACATCAAACGGGGCGGCAAAGTTTGGATTAAAATTTTCCCTGACAAACCCATTACCGCCAAGCCCGCTGAAACCCGGATGGGTAGCGGTAAAGGTTCGCCTGAATACTGGGTAGCGGTCGTAAAACCCGGTCGCGTCATGTTCGAGATGGACGGCGTGACCGAAGAAGTCGCTAAAGAAGCCATGCGTCTTGCTGCGCACAAATTGCCGATTAAAACCAAGTTTGTCAAGCGGGAGGACGCTCCGGAAGTTCAGCAGGAAGTGGGTGGTGAAGTAGATGAAGGCTAA
- the rpmC gene encoding 50S ribosomal protein L29 — protein sequence MKAKDIREMSSAELDQKLSSLKDELFNLRFQLATGQLENPMRIREVKKTIARIKTIQRERELKAKEA from the coding sequence ATGAAGGCTAAAGACATCCGTGAAATGAGCTCGGCCGAGCTCGACCAAAAACTGAGCAGCCTGAAGGATGAGCTTTTTAACCTGCGGTTCCAGCTCGCTACCGGCCAGCTGGAAAACCCGATGCGCATCCGGGAAGTAAAGAAAACCATCGCCCGCATCAAAACCATTCAGCGCGAACGCGAACTCAAGGCTAAAGAGGCCTAA
- the rpsQ gene encoding 30S ribosomal protein S17, translating to MTERNERKTRIGKVVSDKMDKTVVVAVERLEQHPLYNKAVKKTSKFKAHDENNECREGDIVKIMETRPLSKEKRWRVVEILERAK from the coding sequence GTGACCGAACGCAACGAGCGCAAGACCCGTATCGGCAAAGTGGTCAGCGATAAAATGGATAAAACAGTTGTGGTTGCCGTTGAACGGCTGGAGCAGCACCCGCTGTACAACAAAGCCGTGAAAAAGACCTCGAAGTTTAAGGCCCATGATGAAAATAACGAATGTCGCGAAGGCGACATCGTCAAAATTATGGAAACCCGTCCGCTTTCCAAAGAAAAACGCTGGAGAGTAGTTGAAATTCTCGAACGGGCCAAATAA
- the rplN gene encoding 50S ribosomal protein L14, whose translation MIQQQTMLNVADNSGAKQIMCIRVLGGSYRKYANIGDIIVASVKDATPGGVVKKGDVVKAVVVRSTKGLRRPDGSYIRFDDNAAVIIKEDKSPRGTRIFGPVARELRDKDFMKIISLAPEVI comes from the coding sequence ATGATCCAGCAGCAAACAATGCTGAATGTCGCTGACAATTCCGGTGCCAAACAAATCATGTGCATCCGGGTATTAGGCGGTTCGTACCGCAAATATGCCAACATTGGTGATATTATCGTCGCTTCCGTCAAGGATGCTACGCCCGGCGGTGTAGTGAAAAAGGGCGACGTTGTCAAGGCCGTAGTTGTTCGTTCCACCAAAGGCCTGCGCCGTCCGGACGGTTCCTATATCCGCTTTGACGATAACGCCGCAGTTATTATTAAAGAAGATAAGAGCCCGCGAGGCACCCGTATCTTTGGACCGGTAGCGAGAGAACTGCGTGATAAGGACTTTATGAAAATTATCTCGCTGGCCCCGGAAGTAATCTAG
- the rplX gene encoding 50S ribosomal protein L24, with the protein MQPKLHVKKGDTVIVLSGKDKGKKGKVIEALPKKGKVVVEGVNKVKRHTKPSQKMPQGGILVKEAPLHASKVMLVCPACDKPTRIKKTALASGAMARTCKKCGEIIDKDK; encoded by the coding sequence ATGCAACCGAAGCTGCATGTTAAGAAAGGCGACACCGTAATTGTTCTGTCCGGTAAGGACAAGGGCAAAAAAGGTAAAGTTATAGAAGCACTGCCGAAAAAAGGCAAGGTAGTCGTGGAAGGCGTTAACAAGGTCAAGCGGCACACCAAGCCTAGCCAGAAGATGCCCCAAGGCGGTATTCTGGTGAAAGAAGCGCCGCTGCATGCTTCCAAAGTAATGCTTGTCTGCCCCGCGTGTGATAAACCCACTCGGATTAAAAAGACGGCTTTGGCGAGCGGGGCTATGGCCCGGACTTGCAAAAAATGCGGTGAAATTATCGACAAAGACAAGTAA